One stretch of Lemur catta isolate mLemCat1 chromosome 2, mLemCat1.pri, whole genome shotgun sequence DNA includes these proteins:
- the SNRNP25 gene encoding U11/U12 small nuclear ribonucleoprotein 25 kDa protein, which produces MVVQDPLLCDLPIQVTLEEVNSQIALEYGQAMTVRVCKMDGEVMPVVVVQNATVLDLKKAIQRYVQLKQEREGGIQHISWSYVWRTYHLTSAGEKLTEDRKKLRDYGIRNRDEVSFIKKLRQK; this is translated from the exons ATGGTGGTGCAGGACCCGCTACTCTGCGATCTACCGATCCAA GTTACTTTGGAAGAGGTCAATTCCCAAATAGCACTAGAATATGGCCAAGCAATGACAGTCCGAGTGTGCAAGATGGACGGAGAAGTGATGC CTGTGGTTGTGGTGCAGAATGCCACGGTCCTGGATCTGAAGAAGGCCATCCAGAGATATGTGCAGCTGAAGCAGGAGCGGGAAGGGGGCATTCAGCACATCAGCTG GTCCTATGTGTGGAGGACATATCATCTGACCTCTGCAGGAGAGAAGCTCACAGAGGACAGGAAGAAGCTCCGAGA ttACGGTATCCGGAATCGGGATGAGGTTTCCTTCATCAAAAAGCTGAGGCAAAAGTAA